A stretch of the Archangium violaceum genome encodes the following:
- a CDS encoding AAA family ATPase yields the protein MVVAGPRSHPPALRMYLRSLTLQNLKLLRDVAISFTRADGEIRPWTVFVGENGLGKTAILQAIALAASGSSLGSELADVTALPDRRQPSTELMLIGAEFTFGQEGHRARSYPGLEHKHSLPPYVRSSIAAKNTWRELVGSSRYVGVEHTQVFDPIREARRTQLPGWFVAGYGTARALPRPNAIQGEGLTDPIKQRLVNLFDQGRPVATGFADFFEPAQAKAYTRVLKQVLLQGNLLPGVVDLELQSHGVVRTRQDLLEAHRFELDQGGKRIQIPATWLSHGYQGAIAWLADLIGHILLEAGKPVPPEKMEGLVLVDELDLHLHPRWQAALVPALKAVFPRLQFVATTHSAMLLPGLEQDEVLVLRLDEEGNVYVAQAPASPSWLTGSEIFDAFFDRKGKPTRGPAPRQKPPAPEKKQRATKAASRTKRK from the coding sequence ATGGTGGTTGCCGGACCCCGTTCACACCCGCCGGCCCTCCGCATGTACCTGCGCAGCCTCACGCTCCAGAACCTCAAGCTCCTGAGGGATGTCGCCATCTCCTTCACCCGCGCGGATGGGGAGATCCGGCCATGGACCGTCTTCGTCGGGGAGAACGGGCTGGGAAAGACAGCCATCCTCCAGGCCATCGCGCTCGCCGCGAGCGGCTCCTCACTGGGCAGCGAGCTCGCGGACGTCACCGCCCTGCCGGACCGGCGCCAGCCCTCCACCGAGCTGATGCTGATCGGCGCCGAGTTCACCTTCGGACAGGAAGGCCACAGGGCCCGGAGCTACCCGGGCCTGGAGCACAAGCACTCGCTCCCGCCCTACGTGCGCAGCTCGATCGCGGCCAAGAACACCTGGCGCGAGCTCGTCGGCAGCTCCCGCTACGTGGGCGTCGAGCACACGCAGGTCTTCGACCCCATCCGTGAGGCGCGCCGGACGCAGCTGCCGGGGTGGTTCGTCGCGGGCTACGGCACGGCGAGGGCCCTGCCCCGCCCCAATGCCATCCAGGGCGAGGGCCTCACGGATCCCATCAAGCAGCGCCTGGTGAACCTCTTCGATCAGGGCCGTCCGGTCGCCACGGGTTTCGCCGACTTCTTCGAGCCGGCCCAGGCGAAGGCCTACACCCGGGTGCTCAAGCAGGTGCTCCTGCAGGGCAACCTCCTGCCGGGCGTCGTGGACCTGGAGCTCCAGAGCCATGGCGTCGTGCGGACCCGGCAGGATCTGCTGGAAGCCCACCGCTTCGAGCTCGATCAGGGCGGCAAGCGCATCCAGATTCCGGCCACGTGGCTGTCCCACGGGTACCAGGGAGCGATCGCCTGGCTCGCGGACCTCATCGGCCACATCCTGCTTGAGGCGGGCAAGCCGGTGCCACCCGAGAAGATGGAGGGGCTCGTGCTCGTGGACGAGCTCGACCTGCACCTGCACCCGCGTTGGCAGGCCGCGCTCGTGCCCGCGCTGAAGGCGGTCTTCCCCCGGCTCCAGTTCGTCGCCACGACCCACTCCGCGATGCTGTTGCCGGGGCTGGAGCAGGACGAGGTGCTCGTGCTCCGTCTGGACGAGGAGGGCAACGTCTACGTCGCCCAGGCACCCGCCTCCCCCTCCTGGCTGACGGGCAGTGAGATCTTCGACGCGTTCTTCGACAGGAAGGGCAAGCCCACCAGGGGCCCCGCGCCGCGCCAGAAGCCGCCCGCGCCGGAGAAGAAGCAGCGCGCCACCAAGGCCGCGAGCCGCACGAAGCGCAAGTGA
- a CDS encoding MXAN_6652 family MXYO-CTERM-anchored protein has protein sequence MKFSSYGAAGVLSLCLLSSPALANSTGMTGYSGKTSTQTCSFCHTGGSAPTVEIEGPTSIAAGATQVYKLIIRGGPGQKGGFNVAVDNAAASLRESTGTKKVGDELTHSAPRSPTSGEIIFDFLLVAPQTGGKVTIFGAGNSVNGDGNSTLDGAATTSLTVNITGGSSGDGDGNGGGGDGGGDDDNGGCSTTGGSPVMLLSLIAGGMTLLRRRRD, from the coding sequence ATGAAGTTCTCGTCGTACGGTGCTGCTGGAGTGCTCTCGCTGTGCCTGCTGTCCTCCCCGGCCCTTGCCAATTCCACCGGCATGACCGGCTACTCGGGCAAGACCTCAACGCAGACCTGCTCCTTCTGCCACACGGGTGGTTCCGCGCCCACGGTGGAGATCGAGGGTCCCACGTCGATCGCAGCGGGTGCGACGCAGGTGTACAAGCTCATCATCCGTGGTGGTCCCGGGCAGAAGGGTGGGTTCAACGTGGCCGTCGACAACGCGGCGGCGTCGCTGCGGGAAAGCACGGGCACGAAAAAGGTGGGGGACGAGCTCACCCACTCCGCGCCGCGGTCCCCTACCAGCGGAGAGATCATCTTCGACTTCCTGCTGGTGGCGCCCCAGACCGGGGGCAAGGTCACGATCTTCGGCGCTGGCAACTCGGTCAACGGTGACGGCAACTCCACCCTGGACGGGGCCGCGACCACGTCGCTGACCGTGAACATCACGGGTGGCTCCTCGGGCGATGGCGATGGCAATGGTGGTGGTGGTGACGGTGGTGGTGACGATGACAACGGTGGTTGCTCCACCACCGGGGGTTCGCCGGTGATGCTGCTCTCCCTGATCGCCGGTGGCATGACGCTGCTCCGCCGTCGTCGCGACTGA
- a CDS encoding amidohydrolase — translation MTDTCIRDCHALVPDPSGSLTLARHQDILVRGNRIAELRPTGSPIEPGVTVLEANRMLAMPGLINTHAHVPMVLFRGLAEDVPIARWFNEFIWPLESNLTEEDVYWGAQLGLIEMIEGGVTTVADHYFFMDRVAQAVEEAGTRAHLGWAVFSSRGHEVLAETAAFAERWKGGAGGRITTCMAPHAPYTCDDGFLRASAEHAARLGIGIHIHAAEEMNQTLASVQKRGLTPIQVLQDTGILDVPTLIAHGCGLLPQDLELLARHRENVSIAHAPKTYLKLVMGIAPIRALRKAGIPVGLATDGAVSNNTLDILESLRLMALLQKHEALDPEVMPLHEALDIATRGSAAALGMGDRLGVLAPGYQADILLVDTRGTHWQPPHNLMAGLVYSARASDVHTVMVDGRVIMRERRLLTIDKERVLTEVAKTMERLAQRVPESRIQSYRP, via the coding sequence ATGACGGATACCTGCATCCGCGACTGTCACGCGCTCGTACCGGACCCGAGCGGTTCGCTCACCCTCGCCCGCCACCAGGACATCCTGGTCCGCGGCAACCGCATCGCGGAGCTCCGCCCCACCGGGAGCCCCATCGAGCCCGGCGTCACCGTGCTCGAGGCGAACCGGATGCTCGCCATGCCCGGGCTCATCAACACGCACGCCCACGTCCCCATGGTGCTCTTCCGGGGACTGGCCGAGGACGTGCCCATCGCTCGCTGGTTCAACGAATTCATCTGGCCGCTGGAGAGCAACCTCACCGAGGAGGATGTCTACTGGGGCGCGCAGCTGGGCCTCATCGAGATGATCGAAGGGGGCGTCACCACGGTGGCCGACCACTACTTCTTCATGGACCGGGTCGCCCAGGCCGTCGAGGAGGCCGGCACCCGGGCACATCTCGGGTGGGCCGTGTTCTCCAGCCGCGGCCACGAGGTTCTCGCCGAGACCGCCGCCTTCGCCGAGCGCTGGAAGGGGGGGGCTGGTGGCCGCATCACCACCTGCATGGCGCCACACGCGCCCTACACCTGCGATGACGGCTTCCTGCGCGCCTCGGCCGAACACGCCGCGCGGCTGGGGATCGGCATCCACATCCACGCCGCCGAGGAGATGAACCAGACGCTCGCCAGCGTGCAGAAGCGGGGACTGACGCCCATCCAGGTGCTCCAGGACACCGGCATCCTCGACGTGCCCACCCTCATCGCCCATGGCTGCGGCCTGCTGCCCCAGGATCTCGAGTTGCTCGCCCGCCATCGCGAGAACGTGAGCATCGCCCACGCGCCCAAGACCTATCTCAAGCTGGTCATGGGCATCGCCCCCATCCGCGCCCTGCGCAAGGCCGGTATCCCGGTGGGACTGGCCACCGACGGCGCCGTCAGCAACAACACCCTCGATATCCTCGAGAGCCTGCGCCTCATGGCCCTGCTGCAGAAGCACGAGGCGCTCGACCCCGAGGTGATGCCCCTCCATGAGGCGCTCGACATCGCCACGCGGGGCAGCGCCGCCGCGCTGGGCATGGGCGACCGGCTGGGAGTGCTCGCGCCCGGCTACCAGGCGGACATCCTCCTCGTGGACACCCGGGGGACCCACTGGCAGCCCCCCCACAACCTCATGGCCGGGCTGGTGTACAGCGCTCGCGCCAGCGACGTGCACACCGTCATGGTCGATGGCCGCGTCATCATGCGCGAGCGCCGCCTGCTCACGATCGACAAGGAGCGCGTCCTCACCGAAGTGGCGAAGACCATGGAGCGCCTGGCCCAGCGCGTGCCCGAGTCCCGCATTCAGAGCTACCGGCCATGA
- a CDS encoding DMT family transporter gives MSPVALVLVLSSAFFHALWNALLKRHEDPESAVVGVIAVTVVCGGLWALGLQGAAFPTSGALLWSLVAGVLESGYLVTLTRALRRAPLGLAYTVSRGGALLLVWPVSVLWLGEQLTPWSVAGAATVALGMAGMNLVLPRGAVGEGVLWAIVCAACIAGFNLSYKRALGAGAQPPALFTLSLGVALPLLVLMRRREEAGWGALARKVMTRPLLLVTAGVLCTLSFSLLLIALVSSGTGAVLTLRNTSIAFALGLGALQGERMGRRQLVGAGLVMLGAVMLGGPRT, from the coding sequence TTGAGCCCTGTCGCGCTGGTGTTGGTGCTGTCGTCCGCGTTCTTCCATGCGCTGTGGAACGCGCTCCTCAAGCGTCACGAGGACCCCGAGTCCGCCGTGGTGGGCGTCATCGCCGTCACCGTGGTGTGCGGAGGGCTGTGGGCGCTCGGCCTTCAGGGCGCGGCGTTCCCCACGTCCGGGGCCCTGCTCTGGTCGCTCGTGGCCGGCGTGCTGGAGAGCGGGTACCTGGTCACGCTCACGCGGGCGCTGCGCCGGGCTCCGCTGGGGCTCGCGTACACGGTGTCTCGCGGTGGGGCGCTGCTGCTCGTGTGGCCCGTGTCCGTGCTGTGGTTGGGCGAGCAGCTCACGCCCTGGTCCGTGGCTGGCGCGGCCACCGTGGCCCTGGGCATGGCGGGGATGAACCTCGTGCTGCCGCGGGGCGCGGTGGGCGAGGGCGTGCTCTGGGCCATCGTGTGTGCCGCGTGCATCGCCGGGTTCAACCTCAGCTACAAGCGGGCCCTCGGCGCGGGCGCGCAGCCTCCGGCCCTCTTCACCCTGTCGCTCGGCGTGGCCCTTCCCCTGCTCGTCCTCATGCGCCGCCGGGAAGAGGCGGGTTGGGGCGCGCTGGCCCGCAAGGTGATGACCCGGCCCCTGCTGCTCGTCACCGCCGGCGTCCTGTGCACGCTGTCCTTCTCGTTGCTGCTCATCGCACTCGTGAGCAGTGGGACAGGGGCCGTGCTCACCCTGCGCAATACGTCCATCGCGTTCGCGCTGGGGCTCGGTGCGCTCCAGGGAGAGCGGATGGGACGGCGGCAGCTCGTCGGCGCCGGGCTGGTGATGCTCGGGGCCGTGATGTTGGGGGGGCCACGGACTTGA
- a CDS encoding DUF1501 domain-containing protein yields MSDSDDTKSVTFGRRRLLQGLGAGTAALAFPHLWLPREARAQTAGHGTVRHLIYIRLSGGFRFTTAFNGDVADEFNPFGKANPASGTEWGVGKLLERAGWLDGEEGKPRRDLGMKPVTDFTNEICVLPCVDHEPFSARADGGHGTGLERFLTGYVGGATGFLTYVNYGVRERVKEAASRGVTLLPAFSLGEAGMATGSPEYATYRPPVLEGSNFQGFSVDPDSSLPEWARTIATKMDARFRDRLHTALQGSVETYQQTRKATSDYGKIFRDPMLRVSTDSNDVVDGISNKELRTLLGTDTTGQRAALALRLFHFGCPAVFLNQGGYDFHSREDAELPGEMEAANRLVSGLRTALQRMQHPEGGSYWDKTLVVLGSEFGRTTGGSRFNSANGSDHGPDLATRWMSMPFMGGVISAAGKGGKSLGSVNRSNLKATGQVYSYRSVLKTMLDLLGADHQGIFPADAPIQDFFA; encoded by the coding sequence ATGTCCGACTCCGATGACACGAAGTCCGTCACCTTCGGCCGCCGCCGGCTGCTGCAGGGGCTGGGCGCTGGTACCGCCGCGCTGGCCTTTCCCCACCTGTGGCTGCCGCGTGAGGCCCGTGCCCAGACGGCCGGGCACGGCACCGTGCGCCACCTCATCTACATCCGCCTGTCCGGCGGCTTCCGCTTCACCACCGCCTTCAACGGCGACGTGGCCGACGAGTTCAACCCCTTTGGCAAGGCGAACCCCGCGTCCGGCACCGAGTGGGGTGTGGGCAAGCTGCTGGAGCGCGCGGGGTGGCTGGACGGGGAGGAAGGCAAGCCGCGCCGCGACCTGGGCATGAAGCCGGTGACGGACTTCACCAATGAAATCTGCGTGCTGCCGTGCGTGGACCACGAGCCCTTCTCGGCGCGCGCGGATGGTGGCCACGGCACGGGCCTGGAGCGCTTCCTCACGGGCTACGTGGGCGGGGCCACCGGCTTCCTGACGTACGTCAACTACGGGGTGCGCGAGCGTGTGAAGGAGGCGGCCTCGCGGGGCGTCACCCTGCTGCCGGCCTTCAGCCTGGGCGAGGCGGGCATGGCCACGGGCTCGCCCGAATACGCCACCTACCGGCCGCCGGTGCTGGAGGGCAGCAACTTCCAGGGCTTCAGCGTGGACCCGGACTCGAGCCTGCCGGAGTGGGCTCGCACCATCGCCACGAAGATGGACGCCCGCTTCCGGGACAGGCTCCACACGGCGCTGCAAGGGAGTGTGGAGACGTACCAGCAGACGCGCAAGGCCACGAGCGACTACGGGAAGATCTTCCGCGACCCGATGCTCCGGGTGAGCACCGATAGCAATGACGTGGTGGACGGCATCTCCAACAAGGAGCTGCGGACGCTGCTGGGCACGGACACCACGGGCCAGCGGGCGGCGCTCGCGCTGCGCCTCTTCCATTTCGGCTGCCCGGCGGTGTTCCTCAACCAGGGGGGCTACGACTTCCACTCGCGCGAGGACGCCGAGCTCCCGGGCGAGATGGAGGCCGCCAACCGGCTGGTGAGTGGCCTGCGCACGGCCCTCCAGCGGATGCAGCACCCCGAGGGCGGCTCGTACTGGGACAAGACGCTGGTGGTGCTCGGCAGCGAGTTCGGCCGCACCACGGGTGGCAGCCGCTTCAACTCCGCCAACGGTAGCGACCACGGCCCCGACCTGGCCACCCGGTGGATGTCCATGCCCTTCATGGGCGGCGTCATCTCCGCCGCTGGCAAGGGCGGCAAGAGCCTGGGCTCGGTGAACCGCTCGAACCTCAAGGCCACCGGTCAGGTGTACTCCTACCGCTCGGTGCTCAAGACGATGTTGGACCTGCTCGGTGCCGACCACCAGGGCATCTTCCCCGCGGACGCTCCCATCCAGGACTTCTTCGCATGA